A genomic stretch from Lathyrus oleraceus cultivar Zhongwan6 chromosome 2, CAAS_Psat_ZW6_1.0, whole genome shotgun sequence includes:
- the LOC127122628 gene encoding uncharacterized protein LOC127122628: MLEKELVDMFMGTLQGPYYEKLVGSTSAAFSDLVVACERIEIGVKAGKIPNPANAANGAKKPYSGFPKKKERETNAASTSKGKGKAYETRIIKSQKEAKPPPSPLPPGYGVNARCEFHTGAPSHTLDNCKAFRNVFPGCTEDCARCGDTPQGCEELREGVQMLIDQGIFLVEHSSAANEVSTLEIPYYPVQLPVENAPTTPLVIVVPAPFPYESAKAVPWNYNSTAYLHGRRLGERTAKARKTLVIHVPFEVPEPAEAQKSVEVQEPVVNITGTSGMTRSDRIFAAPPPPPEKENLGTNAKSKGKQPAGPEQAQTQTQGKVMPDDVEEFLRIIKKSDYKVVDQLNQTPSKISILSLLLCSEARRDALLKFISAAHVPQEITVNQFEGVVANIASKGCLGFCDDELPPEGKNHKKALHISIECADTIMFRVLVDTGSSLNVLPKISLTKLTIEGLLMKPSALIVRAFDGSRRSVVGEVDLPIKIGPYTFFATFYVMDIHPAYSCLLGRPWIHAAGAVTSTLHQKLKFIISDKLVTIDGEEYILVSQLSSFRYVEVDGEIHETPFQAFEIANVLMNPLNGRASGKPELPMSSLKDAQTIIKAGHPEGWGRILELPVNKNRSGLGYHPEQATQQNTPIGGGEMALSIPGNFISVGHHFQDQVTMVGEDLNTSEVDCFVLKKTAGQQLHNWTEVDLPEVTFCQT, from the exons ATGCTTGAGAAGGAGCTGGTTGATATGTTCATGGGAACACTTCAGGGCCCGTATTATGAGAAGCTGGTAGGGAGTACATCGGCTGCATTCTCTGATCTGGTCGTTGCTTGTGAGAGAATTGAAATTGGTGTAAAGGCCGGAAAGATCCCGAACCCCGCTAATGCTGCCAATGGGGCAAAGAAACCTTACAGCGGTTTTCCTAAGAAAAAAGAGAGAGAGACCAACGCTGCATCAACATCCAAGGGGAAGGGTAAGGCTTACGAAACCCGTATTATCAAGTCGCAGAA GGAAGCCAAGCCTCCGCCGTCCCCACTCCCACCGGGCTATGGTGTAAATGCACGATGCGAGTTCCATACTGGGGCACCCAGCCATACTCTTGATAACTGTAAAGCGTTCAG GAACGTGTTCCCTGGATGCACTGAGGACTGTGCGCGTTGTGGGGATACCCCACAAGGTTGTGAAGAGCTTAGAGAAGGTGTTCAAATGCTGATAGATCAGGGTATCTTCCTAGTAGAACATTCCTCAGCAGCCAACGAGGTGTCTACTCTGGAAATACCTTATTATCCAGTACAACTACCTGTTGAGAATGCTCCCACGACGCCCTTGGTCATCGTTGTACCGGCTCCGTTCCCGTACGAAAGTGCCAAGGCCGTCCCCTGGAACTATAACTCCACAGCCTATCTGCATGGGCGAAGACTCGGAGAGAGGACTGCCAAAGCTCGAAAGACTTTGGTAATCCATGTACCCTTTGAAGTTCCCGAGCCTGCTGAGGCACAGAAATCAGTGGAAGTGCAAGAGCCAGTAGTGAACATTACAGGCACTAGCGGCATGACCCGAAGCGACCGCATATTCGCTGCACCACCACCCCCACCAGAAAAAGAGAATCTCGGAACTAACGCCAAGAGCAAGGGTAAGCAACCTGCCGGCCCGGAGCAGGCACAAACCCAAACTCAAGGCAAAGTTATGCCTGATGATGTGGAAGAGTTCCTCCGCATCATAAAGAAGAGCGACTATAAAGTGGTTGATCAGCTCAAccaaacaccatccaagatctcTATATTGTCACTACTACTGTGTTCCGAGGCCCGTCGAGATGCTCTACTCAAGTTTATCAGCGCCGCCCATGTGCCCCAAGAAATCACTGTCAACCAATTTGAAGGGGTAGTGGCTAATATAGCTTCGAAAGGATGCCTAGGATTTTGCGATGATGAGTTGCCTCCCGAGGGCAAAAATCATAAAAAAGCCTTACATATATCCATAGAGTGCGCTGACACGATAATGTTCAGGGTGCTAGTGGACACAGGGTCTTCCTTAAATGTGCTTCCGAAGATTTCCCTCACCAAGCTGACAATAGAGGGCCTACTGATGAAACCCAGTGCGTTGATAGTGCGGGCGTTCGATGGTTCACGTCGGTCAGTCGTCGGAGAGGTGGACCTTCCCATCAAGATTGGGCCATACACCTTCTTCGCGAccttctatgtgatggatatccacccagcaTATAGCTGCCTCTTGGGCCGCCCATGGATCCACGCTGCAGGGGCAGTAACCTCTACCCTCCATCAAAAACTGAAGTTTATCATCAGTGACAAGTTGGTCACCATCGATGGAGAAGAATACATTTTGGTTAGCCAACTATCCTCCTTCCGGTATGTTGAAGTGGATGGGGAGATTCATGAAACACCCTTTCAGGCATTCGAGATCGCCAATGTGTTGATGAATCCCCTCAACGGAAGAGCATCTGGAAAACCTGAGCTCCCGATGTCGTCCCTGAAGGATGCTCAGACGATAATAAAAGCAGGCCATCCGGAGGGATGGGGGAGAATCTTGGAGTTGCCTGTCAACAAAAACAGGTCTGGCTTAGGGTACCACCCAGAACAGGCGACCCAGCAAAATACACCCATAGGGGGCGGCGAGATGGCCCTCTCTATTCCGGGAAACTTCATAAGCGTTGGGCATCACTTCCAGGATCAGGTCACCATGGTGGGCGAAGACCTTAATACCTCAGAAGTCGATTGCTTCGTGCTCAAGAAAACCGCGGGACAGCAGCTCCACAATTGGACAGAAGTGGACCTACCTGAAGTCACTTTCTGTCAAACGTAA
- the LOC127122629 gene encoding uncharacterized protein LOC127122629: MYTKFMEEVITEKRPTREGSVSWKEKCSAISLGRRIPYKQKDPGAITISCTIKERTFKMVLIDSGASVSLMQLSIYHRMGIENVSDTRTNMKFADHSIKNAYGIAEVVLVTIGELSFPVDFMIIDILEDKETPIILSRPFMLTSRCNLDMDQSTLTLKVYDEEITLNVIENRKIDVEKEHHYQVGMIRIDMKRKSKIPTLGKDTRRPSQLPPPPLATANAKIPSSSPKAKRKKERPYPQG, encoded by the coding sequence ATGTACACaaaattcatggaagaggtaatcACCGAAAAGAGACCAACAAGAGAGGGATCAGTATCCTGGAAGGAGAAGTGTAGTGCAATATCACTAGGTAGGAGAATTCCATACAAACAGAAGGATCCTGGAGCAATAACAATCTCATGCACTATAAAAGAGAGAACTTTCAAAATGGTACTAATtgattctggagctagtgtgagtctgatGCAATTATCAATCTACCATAGGATGGGTATTGAGAACGTCAGTGATACAAGGACAAATATGAAGTTTGCAGATCACTCAATAAAGAATGCATATGGGATAGCAGAAGTCGTGTTGGTGACAATAGGGGAATTGAGTTTTCCTGTTGATTTTATGATCATAGACATACTCGAAGATAAAGAGACACCTATCATTCTTAGTCGACCATTCATGCTgacaagtcgatgcaatctcgacatggaCCAGAGCACGTTAACTTTAAAAGTTTATGATGAAGAAATAACCTTAAATGTTATTGAAAATAGGAAGATAGACGTAGAAAAAGAACATCACTATCAAGTAGGCATGATCAGGATAGATATGAAAAGGAAAAGTAAAATACCAACATTAGGAAAAGACACAAGAAGGCCTTCTCAACTACCACCACCTCCATTAGCAACTGCGAATGCAAAAATTCCTAGTTCCAGTCCAAAAGCAAAAAGGAAGAAGGAGAGGCCTTATCCTCAAGGATGA